ctttggccttactaccgcacccagagtgtttgcAAGGGttatggcggctgtcatgttcctcttgcaccctagaggtgtGGTCGTCCTGCCTACCCTATATgctcgactttctagccgctcttccagcccTGCGCTGAGTTGTCTACATCTCTTGCAATACactctctctcctgggctggcagctaaacttagacaagtttttcctcatttctagcccagcagatatccttttgaggatgatcctggaatcttccagaaggttggtgattctcccttgagacaaagccgtggcccttcaacagagGGAGCTTGCGCACTTGTTCTCTCATCCCCCCCCTCATTCCATTAGATTTGGTAGGAGGATTCTGAGGAaaattggtgacgacaatggaagcggtttccttcgctcctctcgttttctgcaggtcaaacaggctttcagagggtagtctctgagctccttcctcatccaggagagatcctttctcccggttcaatggttattagtgactaccgatgccagtcctctTCTCCTGATCGTTCTGGGGATCTAGTTCTATAactggtccactgccttctggcgggtcaccccatccgaatcaGTCGGACAATGACATATGGCACAGACGTGGGAATCATCtatcaggtacccacggtcaggcgtcatagccaaggtacctcacattctctgttgggccacgatctatcattcggttatctcggcactacacatctctggagtagaactctgggcggcagaCGCCGTCAGGGTCCTgcctcatgtgagtgggaacttTACCcgaaagtcttccatcagatctgtcttctctggagcactccagatgtaggtcggatggcgtccagactgaacgccagtgTACTctagttcatggtttggcctccagatccaaaagccatcgcagtgcatgctctggttcttccatggtaccagtttccataacccccTCTTTCAATACTTCCAAGAGctttttggaagcaggaagggccccagtgatcctgggagatccacactgaccatgtcaggttttctcgTTTGCAAAACTAGTATTATTccatcttattgcaacaaaactgcaaatatggacgtCCTCGTagggagtcttcacatgtggttcttccctattgcataccgttagatctttgggaccttaatggtcctgggagtcttacagtagactccttttttgatccggacagactttactatcagactttttctctgcgatctcctcaTCCTGACGAGTTTTTGGACCTAGGCGCTCTATTCTtttagacttttttcccttattcccTTCAAggaaaggttgtcctcaggccatccccgtcccttgttaccaaggtggtattgtattcccacagttatgagggcatcgttcttccctcatctttttcggcaccagtccacaaaacggaatgggttccccatattctggacgaggtgagtgctctgagtaggtatctCTAGGaccgcgtccttccgaaggttggacactttatttggacTACTTCACGGTAAGATGACGGCTTCCTGATGGTTATAGGAAGGGTTTAGCAGTTTCATCTGCCATGTTGGCCTagtggattcgttacaccatccaggagtccttccgtgttagatgtcatcctatctccctgtctatcaaggtttCTTGGGTTATCGGCACCAGGCATTGGCAAAGCACGCCTGCAACCTTGtgggttcgtccagtccgcatgtattcttgaagcactataattcctagacttccacagatgtgagtctgggcaggtggactctgcaggccgcggtggcgcacttgtaagtagcggttacacagggcctgatctgatgttgtccccacccagggactgctttgggacgtcccacggtctgtgtcccccaatgaggcgaaggagaaatagggatttttgtgtactcaccgtaaaatccttttctccgagccattcattgggggacacagctcccaccctattattagcttgtgcttgttctttaatttgacatgctatactctcagatATAATGTGACatactatacgctcatatattgttgttgatctcctactgcttttgcaccgaactcgttagctgagagccagcaggagggtgtatactgcagaggaggagctaactttctttataTCGCTTAGTGTCAGCctactagtggcagcagcatacaccccacggtctgtgtcccccaatgaatgtctcggagaaaaggattttacagtgagtacacaaaaatccctatttgttATGCTCGCctgggggtggtccggtccgatgggtgttgctggtcttggtccggcacctcctatcttcttatgatcccctgcttgctttgtgtggatgactcgtcccttcgtcatccacacagtctcctcagcaCTGCGCACCTGCGCAGgtgcacttctctgccctgttgagagcagagcaaagtactttgCTCTGAAGTGCGCCTGTGCAGGAACGTTGTGCCAAGGAGACGCGTCTTCTACACAAGGCAAGTAGGAGGGttcatctcaaaaagaaggaaaaatttcctattggtgccagccggcagatctcggcgggcgcactgcacattcaCATGCACCTGACATTCTTCCCaggggatgcaggagggtccagggacaccgtAGATACTGGGGGTGGCTCAGGGGACCCCACTTCTCTCTCCTctaatgtgctagatcatatcagagaagagggaaattaaatgggaaatccttttttgttctgttttttttgcaaaaatgccTCTGATTACAGCCTTCTGGACATGTCTGAGGATTGCCCATAAAATAATCCTTCCTGCTCATTGTTTCTTAGCGCTCTGGAATTTTGAGAGCGTCGTCTGTTCTTCTTGACACTGTATATCAAAATTGACAAATGGGTGTTAACACTTTCCATATCAGTATAACAGTGTCGCTACAATCTCCGCTCTGACAATATCAGTGAGTGGGGAGAAAGCGTGTGGACAAGAGTAAATGATTGCACCAATTTGTCACATTTCAGAGAAATATCACAGCTAAACAATGACTCTCCAAAACTGATTAGATGAAGAAATATAAGGATTTACTAAAATGAACATTATCAGGGCTCAGAGGCACCAACACTGTTGTATTACAGGGATAAAAGCAATTTAAAGCGAGTTTTCATCACAGCAACTTATATCATATTTGACTTGTAGCTTTAGTTGCTTCCTGTAATAACGTAGGTTTTGGGTTCCATCTTCAAATTGTTttggggcagcacggtgactcaggACTCCAGGGcggcaaggttgcagtgctaactactgagttcaaatcccaccatagaccacatctgcagggagtttgtatgttctccccatgtttgcatgggtttcctctcaccctacaaaaacatactgatagcgaatttatattgtgagccccactggggacagtgatactaatgtctgtaaagcgctgcggaatatgatgacgCTGTATAAGTGAGAAACATACATATTTATAGGATGTGCCATGAAAGTCTGAATGCGAGACTCGCGCCTGCCCCGACCACCAATTCATGGCCGCTATGAATGGAGAATCCTCCTTTCATCCACGCCTCTCTACATGCACTTCTATGGGAGCTCTGAAAGTAACCATGCAAGAGCATCAAAGCCAATTTACCTTTTAATTTTGGCATAATTGATTCTCCATTGTATCTAAATGCTGGGAAATTGGCAATATTTTGGGGTAGAAGAGTGGTGATTGGTACCAACCTATTCCTATTGAAATAAACCTGCAAACGAGGAGGGGTATTAATGAGCACACAGAGGTTATGGCTGTGCCTCAGTAGAGAAAAGTTAGACTAGGCCTAGGGGAAGAAAAAAAGTCCAGTCCTGGGTCACTGGGATCCAAAGCCACCCTGCCATTGAAGAGGTTAACATCGCCTGTCAGTGCATGGTCTGACGCAGTACATCGGTTTGCTGTTCTACAACGTGTGCTGTTCCGGTAATTACCGTGCATTCTCCCAGTAAAGGTCTGCGAGGACGCGGCTCTGCCCGTTGTTAGAGAAGCAATTTGTGAGATCCATAAAGCGGCTAAGTGCAGAAGGTCAGCACCCAGGAGCGGGCAGGCGGGCGCACGTTCTCGGCACGGCCTGATTAGTCGCTTTCATGGCTTATGAATGTGTTAACCACTAATGTACTGCCTGTGATCTGCGTCTCCTGGAAACATGCGAAATTGGCAAGATTGCAACTTAATTATATGATATTATGGTGTGCAAGGGAATAATTGATATACAGCCCCGGAGAGCACATGGTGCAAATATCACACATCCCATTTCCATTTAGACAAGTTAAATGAGCTGTACAATGAATTTGTTATGGATACAATTACGGGGCTGACAAAGAAGATGCAGCCCCTGCCTGGTCTCCGAGCGAGCACAATCCGAACTGACTGCTGCGCCTCTCCGCCTAATGGCCCAACCAATTGGTAATTCGGGTAATCGGTTGGATGTCATTAAATGAAAAGACAAAAAACAGTTTCTATCGAGTGCATTATTCCACGTATTAAAACGGCATTACATATGGTGAGAGTGCAGCAAACTCTGAACACAAGGAGCACGCGTTGTAGTACAGCCGTATTTATGAACCACGTGTGTGGAAGTGTTTGCGTTCTTCAGTCGTGGTCCATGCACTGAAGGGATGGCCTTTCACTAGGACCCCATTGATCGGGTAAATAAAGGGATGACGGTGCTGATTTTCACTGCACAGCATCGCTCCCTTTCCCATTCACTTGGATGTAGTTTCCTGCGACGCTGGACATGGGGTGCAGTGTTAAATCAACCCCACAGCCTCTTCATTCTCTGTATTGGAGGAGTTCCTCAACCATGTCTTACTGGTGTGCCGTTACTTTGGATTAGCTCTTTAAACCAACGTTACAAAGTTTTTGTTGTGAGATGTTAGATGGTGTGCAAAGCATATCTCTCGCTCTTGAAGACCCAACATTTAAATGGACATGGTGTAATGCTTCATCTAACCTGTGGTGGCGCCGAAGAGTGAACACTTGCTGCCAATATGTGCAGGCGGCGATTGAGTGCAAACttgcaaatatataaatatatatatatataattttacatttattttttttctttttgttttcttttaatgACCTGTTCATTAAACAATTGCAGCGTCTCTTTTGTAACCTCCTCCTGTTTTGATAGTGGAGAATTGTGTTCCCAGCTGCCTTGTAATCCATAGCCTTCTTATTTCCTAGGTAAGCGTAGTCCAAGACTCCGTGAACATATCAGGACAGTCCAGCACAAACAATCTGAAAGTGCCAGAATGCCGCCTGGCAGAGGACATGGGTTACCTGTGGGAAACCACCAGGTTTACAGATTGCAGCCTGTATGTGGGCGGCCAGGAATTTAAAGCTCACAAATCCATCCTCGCAGGTAACCTTTCCATCCGTCGGCCTTATCCTCATTGCTTCCGACTCCCTGAGCCGAGCGATCATCTGATCACATCTCTCCTCTCTTGCAGCTCGATCCCCGGTGTTTAATGCAATGTTCGAACATGAAATGGAAGAAAGCAAGAAGGTATTAATGTTCTCAGCTTTGTGCCAGGGAAATAAATCCGTCTAAACCGGTGCAACAGTTTGGGGGTTTTCGTCTCTTaatatttcacacttttttttttttgtgtgtgatggGATTATCCATCTATTGTTTCACTGCAGTGATATTTATGTATGTAGTTGTCCTTTAATAGCCCACTTACCACCGTTCTTGGCCCTCTTCTTCTTTTAGGCAGAGTGTTTTTCATTTTTCAGTAGGAATTGTGCAAtacttaaaggagtattcccatctccaaggtccattcccatctccaaggtccAATCTTGATATGTGATGGTGGTTACCTACAATTAGAAATGtggtacagttcttctgattcgctatgtcacttacctcatgtgcagggcattgcagtagcttaggtatccatggttactaccACTGTTACTTTGTTTCTAACCATGGATatgtaagctactgcaatgccctgcatatgGGGTAAGCGGCAtctgagaactatactacattgtaATTGTGGATATTTGCTATTAATTGAACTATTGGGTTCGGATGCCCCTTAATTTCCCAtatggaggcactgcagggaaaactGAACACTGGCAGCCAATACCCCTGCAGTTTATTGCCGGGGTCTCAGCAGCAAGAAGTCATGTCAGTCAAAATTGGAACAAATTATATTTGATACATGCTGCACTCTGTGTTATTCATAGAATAAAAAAATCCTTGTCCTTTTACAGTTAAAAATCAATTTACGTACTTTATTTGGTCACCTCTGGGTCCTGGCACTAGTCATTAAATTGCCGCATAGCAGAACATTATGGGAGAGTTGTCCACTGTGCAACATGGCAACCTGATCTTGCTCTGTTTTTCGGTACAGAACAGGGTAGACATTCACGACATGGAACCAGAAGTGTTTAAGGAAATGATGGGCTACATCTACACAGGAAAAGCTCCGAATTTAGAGAAGATGGCTGATAACTTGTTGGCGGCGGCGGATAAAGTAAGTCACTTGCCAATtaaagttttttgtttgttttttttctatgtaatttttatttatttttcttcacaCCTTCACTAAACCGACTTTGAATTACAGGATCATTTACAAGTCAGTGTTTCAATCCACAGAATGTGACATCTCTTAAAGGGGAAATATCCCCCACACCATGTTTCGAATTATTTTAATATTTGCGTTATATAATTTTATGTAGTGTCGGAGCAATTCTTTAACTCCATATTTTGGTCACAAGATATGGTGAGATCTTCGCCTCAGGCGGCAACCTTCCTTGGCAGCATTGAAATGCTTATAGAAtcagtttttttttcactttccagATTGGGGAATGTTTTTGGAGTTGGTCATTTTCACCATTTTACCTTTCCTCCAAAGTGGTGAGCATTGGCTGCAGACTTATTAGCTGACTTGCTTTTTGTATACCAGCCTTGATGCAGTCTCCGGTGGAGTAAGATGCGCCTCTTTAAACAAATTATATGGCGCCATTCAGTGCTGCTCTCTTCCGTATCGAAGGTAAGCGGGGCCGACGACCTCGCAGCCCCATACAACTGCAGAGAGGTGTCCAAGAGTTCTATGCGTGTCATCTGCACCGCTTATTTTCGAAGTAGCAGACTCTGGATAGTGCTCCTTTCTGCTACTGTTCGCCACAGTCGGTAACATACTCCCAGCCATGGATTGGAGAACAATTTTGCATTAATCTACTCCACTtttattacataaattatgttacaTTTGTCAGGCTGCACTAAGCCCTGCGCATTTGTAAAAAATGGTGTTCAAACGCCAAAAGCGGTAATTTACAAGGTTGTGTCATTAAACCATTTCCATTGTTTGCATCAGAACTGGCATAAAACTACTGCAAACAGTTTCATGAATCGGTGCCTTAGTCTGGAGCACATACGGTTCATCACAAGAGAATCCTCAAGGAAACTTTCTATTGCAGCTGGAGTTTGCAGAATTTCCAACATTTCCTTTATCAATTAGTGCAGAAAATGAAACAGTTTGATCAATCTATAATTTACAACCCTAATATGTTTTCAGGTCCTATTAAAGGAGTGTAACAAATTATGTTGCAAAcactttttttaacaaatttgcaatTTTCAGGATTCTACATTGAGGAGCGACTCCTGACCTCTTCATCTCCTGCTCTTAGTACAAATACACTAgacaatataatataataataataattttatttatatagcgccaacatattccgcagcgctttacaaattatagaggggacttgtacagacaatagacattacagcataacagaaatacagttcaaaacagataccaggaggagtgagggccctgctgctcgcaagcttacaaactatggggaaaaggggagacacgagaggtggatggtaacaattgctttagttattcggaccagctatagtgtaaggctcaggtgttcatgtaaagctgcatgaaccagttacctgcctaagtatgtagcagtacagacacagagggctaatactgataaagtgtatgagaacatgatgcgaggaacctttttttttttttgttttgtttttttattataaataggccacacagggatcgttaggttaatgcattgaggcggtaggccagtctgaacaaatgagtttttagggcacgcttaaaactgtggggattggggattaatcgtattaacctaggtagtgcattccaaagaatcggcgcagcacgtgtaaagtcttggagacgggagtgggaggttctgattattgaggatgctaacctgaggtcattagcggagcggagggcacgggtagggtggtagactgataccagggaggagatgtagggtggtgctgagccatggagtgctttgtggatgagggtagtagttttgtactggattctggagtggatgggtagccagtgtaatgactggcacagggtagaggcatcggtgtaacggttggtgaggaatatgatcctggctgcagcattcaggacagattggagcggggagagttttgcaagagggagaccgattagtagagagttacaatagtccagacgagaatgaataagtgaaacagtcagagttttagcagagtcgaaattaagaaaagggcgaattctagaaatgtttttgagatgcaggtaagaagagcgagccagtgatcggatgtagggggtgaatgaaaggtcagaatcaaggatgaccccaaggcagcgggcatgttgctttggagtaatggtggaaccgcacacggagatatcCTACTGTATATCCTAAAAAATAAATTCACGCCTTGCAGTAAATTTGAGGATTGTCTGCTCCAAAGGGGGCTAGTtacctaaaataacaaaagtaaaTGGCAATCCTTTTAAGGTGTGACCTTTGATAAATATGGTGTGGAAGTGAGAACACCTAAAATTTGGTACAAATTACTCCAATTTCAAgatctgacacttttttttttttttggtcagtatgCTTTGGAACGGCTAAAAGTCCTATGTGAAGAGGCCCTATGCAACAGCCTGTCGGTGGAGAATGTTGCCGACATCCTTATCCTCGCAGATTTGCACAGCGCGGAACAGCTGAAAGCACAAGCAATAGACTTCATTAACAGGTAAGTGCAGTGTTAGTCCGTGACCGCCATGTACTATGGACACTGTTATGACCTTATCCATGAATTggactccatacacattagactaatgtcagccaGATTCCCTGATAACGACCGGTTTAATATGTTTGGGTCTGAGACAACTGACATCACCCCTGGCAATCCGGCATGTACAGGTTGGGATTGGAGATAATCTGGCGAATCCGCCTCGTATGAATAGTGACGGAAGCCGCTGTTAATATTAATTATCCTGTTGCATTAAGACTCGGTCCTGTTTGGGTTCAGTAGGGTTAGATGCAACCTTCCAGAAAATGGGGGATGATTATTTTAGTATTTTTATTATGTTCTTGTTTCAGATGTAGTGTTCTCAGGCAACTGGGTTGCAAGGACGGGAAAAACTGGAATGGAAGGTCAGTGTGTGgtggtgttttttttgtgtttgttttttctttctttctttcctctcTCCCCTCCTCTCTCCCCTTCTCCACTTTATTATGGGTTGGCATAACCATTGAATCTGCATCATGGTGGCGATCAGACCCGGGAAGCCAGTGACTCTCCTGATTTATCTGATTTGGGCAGGAAGATATTCGCATAAAATTTTTTATaggaagggataaaaaaaaaaaatattccctccTCCTTGGCCCTCCCATTAAGCCTCCCCACCAGGTTATCTCCTTGGTCCAAGTCTTTGACTCCTACCGTTGGGGTATATTCAGCGTTGGTGGTAGAGGACCCGGACCGAGAAAGCTGTAGAAAACTGGGTGGGGAGATGCGGTGACGGAACCTGCGTACAGAGAGGTGAATAGAATAGTTttggtttattttctttttactagtgatgagcgaacttgctcgCCACATATGTTAGAGTCCCCTTGGCAGCTTGTATCGtggcaacacatacagggattgcctaacaaacaggcaatcactaTTTTCTTACCGCTTTGTCGCCCTCGGAGATCCACCAGCGTTTTGTTggattctattttgctacagtcatACAAGTCTAATCGCCCGCACCCGCAAATTTGGATTCATTGCAAtactaatttttttggggggggagatttGAAGTAACATTGATTTTTCGCATGTCTAGTGAGACTTTATCACTAAAATCAAAGGGTGTTAAATGTCTGAGACCCCATCAATCATGAGCATGAAGGGGATTTAGCGCTGAGGGCTATGCAAGGTACTGCAGGCAATTGAaaatttaaagcaaaaaaaaataggaaaCTTTATTTACCATTTTTGTTTCTTCAAAAACCTTCTTTTTAACTTTCCAGTCAAGCTATGGATGTAATGGAGACAGACGGCTGGAAGTCCATGATCCAATCCCATCCACACCTAGTAGCAGAAGCCTTCCGAGCCCTCGCATGCGCACAGTGTCTGCCTTTCGGATTTCCAAGGAAGCGGCTAAAGCTGTCCTAATATTTGCCCTCCAGGCTTTGTCCCAGCCATCGAGGACTTTACAGTCAGTGTTCGAACTGTTTTACCTACCACACCAGTCAAAGCTTTCCATGTTGTTCTGTTTCTTCTCCACATCCGGTTGTGCGCACACAAGACTGAGGAGCCATCGAACGTTTGCTTTGCGGATGGACGACGTCATCTAATCCACAGCTTTAAACTCAACAGGTTGTTCTCTTATTCACTAAACTGCCTTAAATTATCCAACCTGTCATGTTCGCCCGTGGTTCCGTTTTATCGGTATGGTtttatgatatatatttttttcgttAACAAACCGTGCCTTGTCCTGTGATCGGGCTTTGTGGGGTTACACGATGCCATATTGCAACGATACCGTTGATGATAATATTGGCATTATGTGTTTTTGGGAGGATAATTTTGTTTGTCTCTTGGTCATTCGATGGTAGCCGTTCAGACCCAAAAACCATTTATTTTGACAGATTCTTTCCCTTACAGGAATTTGGCCCCTAAAGTTTTAAGACTATCAATTTGATTATGCAACTGCAGCTGGTCTCTCCACTGGGACCTCAACCAGTCGTGAGAGCGAGGGTCTCCCGGTGGAGAAGTAAATGGCTCTTTCCATAACTCCTGTTTGCTTACACGCACGCCCACTTATTCCCCAGCCACCCTCCGATATTGGGATCGGCGAGGACCCCTATCAACTGCACTTCTATGGCTTTTCTTTATAGTAAGCCATAAATACTTTTTGTAGGGAAAGCCACGGCGGTGACATGGTTCAGGCTCCTGATTTATCTTAGAGGGATTTTCCCCTGCTTTAAAATGTAATATTATTGACCCCCAGCGTGATTTATTACTTAAAGAAACCTACACTCCTCTTCTGGATTTCCACCACCGCTCCTCCGCATTCAGGACTAGATCTCCCGAGGATCTCTTTGCACGAGCATCTGGTGGGGGGTTGTGACGTGACCGGCTGCAGCCTTAACATTCTGTCCAATCAAAAGACAGccgttgattggctgcagtggttgtgTGATGCTCTTTTGCTGGTTTCCTGGCATCCACATCCTGCAGAGGTGTCGCActaccactgcagctaatcagcaGCTTGTTTATTTTGCTCGGACTGAATGTGATGATGCAGTACCTAGTGCAGAGGAGCGACACTGGTTTGGTAGATGggtgctcgtttttttttttttttaatttttctctcttCTTTTATTTAATACTCCTATCCCGGGCCCAAAATGTAAACAAAAGCTCCCTTTTAGGGGTTATCATCCATCTAAAGGGAATAAAACATCTCAGCCAGTTTTCCAAGTGCTGCCCATGCATAGAGGTCTGCCGAAAATCTGAATAATGTGACTTGTGGCTTATATTGCAGGTCTCCCTAaaattaaagggtttgtccggttatttattttttcttttaaatgcGGTTCTGATCCctttttgaaggaaaaaaaataataaaccgcttgacaacccctttaataattgaCCTGCCACTGAAAAGTCCTCTGTCACGATCGGCCATGTTGACCTGCTAACACAGAAGACAAGTTGTGTGGTCGCCATCATGCGTTCATGTGATTGCCCCGTCTAGAACATTGAGCCCGAACCTATTGCACTTTTACGGCGTGTCCTTTTGGATTTGCCACGAATACTCTGGATGGGAATAAACCCTTTAATATCAGATCTCTTAGTTTCATCTCCGTTTAGTCGCTCCACTCTTCTACTTTTGACTATTTTACTATCCCAGACTACAGGAAAGATGACAACCACATAATAGCCGCCATTTGAGGTCTTTATTATTTTCCATCGGAGCCTTCCAAGAAGGACCTGAAATAGAATATTTAGCAAATtacatatatactttttttttttttttttttttttcttttgcccccccctccccccccctccaatTCTGGACACCTTGAAGATGCACAGTGTGACTTCTGTCTGTGTCTTGATATTGCAACGTTCACTTGCGTGCATCTGAGCTGTAATACCTCACTTGGCCATTGACATGAGTGTCGCTGTTTGCGGAGAGAAAAAACAAAACTCCTTTTTTTTCGGATATTTGGCTTTTTCCATGTCCTGGTTGACGACTGGCTGCACGGGCATGTGGCTTTTTCCACTATGAGCAGAATTTGCTATATTTTTATCTACGTCTGCATTCATTTTAACTAAAGGAAGAGCAAAATGCTTAAATCCGTTGATCATAAGAAGAGCAAACGTGTACTGAGGGTCATAGGTTGACCAGACGTGACTATGTTTGGGTTGCCATAAGCTTGGAAAGAAACACAAAGGGATAGTCTGTACATTCTTACTTTGTTTAGTCTGTTTTGATTTCAGGAGTTCATTTCTGTTCATTTTCTTAGACCCCCCCAACATTCCCCCCCTTCACCACATCACTACGACCATGGGACGACTTTCACTTTTATTATGCACTTTAAAAAAAACGAAACCATTTCACCGAAATGTATCAGTCTTGAATCGAAAAGAGTGGATTATATTTTTCTGTGTGCAatatcacttttgggggatttcgtTGCAGTTGCTTTGTTTGTACACAAGGTAATATACGCTAGTTACATATGTGGCCTCACATCGTACAAGAGGAATACTTGGCTGTTAGAatcaataataaatataaattattttttttttttttgttactgtcaattttaaaagggttttccataactttttttttttttttttaattccagctTCTTTGATTTT
The nucleotide sequence above comes from Ranitomeya imitator isolate aRanImi1 chromosome 7, aRanImi1.pri, whole genome shotgun sequence. Encoded proteins:
- the SPOPL gene encoding speckle-type POZ protein-like yields the protein MFAKVTKSPEKTLWFVVCGGGQWWCGIPSPGGSMSAGPSPPPPAEVSGGPVAESWCYTQVKVVKFSYMWTISNFSFCREEMGEVLKSSTFSSGPNDKMKWCLRVNPKGLDDESKDYLSLYLLLVSCPKSEVRAKFKFSLLNVRREETKAMESQRAYRFVQGKDWGFKKFIRRDFLLDEANGLLPDDKLTLFCEVSVVQDSVNISGQSSTNNLKVPECRLAEDMGYLWETTRFTDCSLYVGGQEFKAHKSILAARSPVFNAMFEHEMEESKKNRVDIHDMEPEVFKEMMGYIYTGKAPNLEKMADNLLAAADKYALERLKVLCEEALCNSLSVENVADILILADLHSAEQLKAQAIDFINRCSVLRQLGCKDGKNWNGSQAMDVMETDGWKSMIQSHPHLVAEAFRALACAQCLPFGFPRKRLKLS